The Astyanax mexicanus isolate ESR-SI-001 chromosome 7, AstMex3_surface, whole genome shotgun sequence genome has a window encoding:
- the si:dkey-196h17.9 gene encoding uncharacterized protein si:dkey-196h17.9 isoform X1, translating to MSKFLKTLTSSVKRKSWTKEEDSRTLLGNSAEEHDQVNGGCTNQTCLNSAVQCGANPEEHAKSVMSILRVVLLEERSQELKEAAEQVKQWATLNSVTLEGRNRGYPQRWLREYLIIVKLSVEKHFPALPPDGAENSYNETVEYLKNAKRSVCMKLTGLADVLEDAGLLSYLVDSYNHRLFAVLEILMDRSSSMKEALFLLQWVTQTYVSHGSNIKDDVLRVSDPLLLTGWIEKSKQKILTLYQDNISTALQGVLLYNEAKCDYSKEEELIKIHLDVLQCLNGAVEETKTISPILMTAVQQICCDELHVFVQRYVNTEKKQLEVQKPSETYLLHLFRLTNTCRHLRFYALTIMEADNNRDSATVQMLKNMEAQVSVCLQKWISGIAEEHLKKYFEEQDAHLNRLLENIRKIFTSLVQIGNHGEETKTDIVNVAYQSVTRAYLRCLVKRKCKKLEKRWGDVDKQMMRDAELFHDVFPKQGTSCNGQKTFLLKMSEIVGTTDVESLKLDCAALCKNFPKESKEHLPALLKWKRRLSNSQRNKILAASKEAFQNGDDFTTCSQWWSYCLCCT from the exons ATGTCAAAGTTTTTAAAAACGCTTACTTCTTCAGTAAAGAGGAAAAGTTGGACCAAGGAAGAAGACAGCAGGACACTTCTAGGAAACTCTGCTGAGGAACATGACCAGGTGAATG GAGGTTGCACAAATCAAACATGCTTGAATAGTGCAGTCCAGTGTGGAGCAAACCCTGAGGAACATGCCAAGAGTGTCATGTCCATTCTCCGGGTTGTCCTTCTAGAAGAAAGGTCCCAGGAGCTGAAAGAAGCTGCAGAGCAGGTCAAACAATGGGCAACGCTAAACAGTGTTACACTGGAGGGAAGAAATCGTGGCTACCCTCAAAGATGGTTGAGAGAGTACCTAATTATTGTGAAATTGTCTGTAGAGAAACACTTTCCTGCCCTGCCACCAGACGGGGCTGAAAATTCGTACAATGAGACAGTGGAATACCTGAAAAATGCAAAGAGGTCAGTGTGTATGAAGCTGACAggtctggctgatgttttagaGGATGCAGGACTGCTGAGTTACCTGGTTGACAGCTATAATCACCGCCTGTTTGCTGTGTTGGAAATATTAATGGACAGAAGTTCATCAATGAAAGAGGCTCTCTTCCTTCTGCAGTGGGTGACGCAGACATACGTAAG tcatggCTCAAACATCAAGGATGATGTACTTAGAGTGTCTGACCCTCTGTTGCTGACTGGATGGATTGAAAAGTCAAAGCAGAAGATCCTTACACTCTATCAGGACAACATCTCCACAGCACTACAGGGGGTCCTGCTGTACAATGAGGCTAAATGCGATTACAGCAAGGAGGAGGAactcattaaaatacatttagatgTTCTTCAG TGTCTCAATGGTGCTGTTGAGGAGACAAAAACCATCAGCCCCATTCTGATGACAGCTGTTCAACAAATTTGCTGTGATGAACTCCACGTCTTTGTTCAGAG GTATGTGAATACTGAGAAAAAACAGCTGGAGGTGCAGAAGCCCAGTGAAACATATTTACTGCATCTCTTCCGATTAACAAACACCTGTAGGCACCTAAG GTTTTATGCTTTGACTATTATGGAAGCAGACAACAACAGAGACTCGGCCACTGTTCAGATGTTAAAGAATATGGAGGCTCAGGTTTCAGTTTGTCTACAGAAGTGGATTTCAGGCATAGCTGAG GAGCATCTAAAGAAGTATTTCGAGGAACAGGATGCCCACTTAAACAGATTATTGGAAAATATCAGAAAAATATTTACATCTCTTGTTCAAATAGGAAACCATGGAGAGGAAACAAAAACA GACATTGTGAATGTAGCGTACCAGAGCGTAACTAGAGCTTACCTGCGGTGTCTGGTAAAGAGGAAATgcaaaaagttagaaaaaaggtGGGGGGACGTTGACAAGCAGATGATGAGGGATGCTGAACTGTTTCACGATGTCTTCCCAAAACAG GGTACCAGTTGTAATGGGCAGAAAACGTTTCTGCTGAAGATGAGTGAAATTGTAGGTACTACTGATGTAGAGAGTCTAAAGCTTGACTGTGCAGCCCTGTGCAAAAACTTCCCTAAGGAGAG CAAAGAACACCTACCTGCCCTGCTGAAGTGGAAACGGAGATTGTCAAATTCGCAGAGGAATAAAATACTGGCGGCCAGTAAAGAGGCCTTTCAAAATGGAGATGATTTTACTACCTGCTCCCAGTGGTGGAGCTACTGCCTCTGCTGCACGTGA
- the si:dkey-196h17.9 gene encoding uncharacterized protein si:dkey-196h17.9 isoform X2 translates to MSILRVVLLEERSQELKEAAEQVKQWATLNSVTLEGRNRGYPQRWLREYLIIVKLSVEKHFPALPPDGAENSYNETVEYLKNAKRSVCMKLTGLADVLEDAGLLSYLVDSYNHRLFAVLEILMDRSSSMKEALFLLQWVTQTYVSHGSNIKDDVLRVSDPLLLTGWIEKSKQKILTLYQDNISTALQGVLLYNEAKCDYSKEEELIKIHLDVLQCLNGAVEETKTISPILMTAVQQICCDELHVFVQRYVNTEKKQLEVQKPSETYLLHLFRLTNTCRHLRFYALTIMEADNNRDSATVQMLKNMEAQVSVCLQKWISGIAEEHLKKYFEEQDAHLNRLLENIRKIFTSLVQIGNHGEETKTDIVNVAYQSVTRAYLRCLVKRKCKKLEKRWGDVDKQMMRDAELFHDVFPKQGTSCNGQKTFLLKMSEIVGTTDVESLKLDCAALCKNFPKESKEHLPALLKWKRRLSNSQRNKILAASKEAFQNGDDFTTCSQWWSYCLCCT, encoded by the exons ATGTCCATTCTCCGGGTTGTCCTTCTAGAAGAAAGGTCCCAGGAGCTGAAAGAAGCTGCAGAGCAGGTCAAACAATGGGCAACGCTAAACAGTGTTACACTGGAGGGAAGAAATCGTGGCTACCCTCAAAGATGGTTGAGAGAGTACCTAATTATTGTGAAATTGTCTGTAGAGAAACACTTTCCTGCCCTGCCACCAGACGGGGCTGAAAATTCGTACAATGAGACAGTGGAATACCTGAAAAATGCAAAGAGGTCAGTGTGTATGAAGCTGACAggtctggctgatgttttagaGGATGCAGGACTGCTGAGTTACCTGGTTGACAGCTATAATCACCGCCTGTTTGCTGTGTTGGAAATATTAATGGACAGAAGTTCATCAATGAAAGAGGCTCTCTTCCTTCTGCAGTGGGTGACGCAGACATACGTAAG tcatggCTCAAACATCAAGGATGATGTACTTAGAGTGTCTGACCCTCTGTTGCTGACTGGATGGATTGAAAAGTCAAAGCAGAAGATCCTTACACTCTATCAGGACAACATCTCCACAGCACTACAGGGGGTCCTGCTGTACAATGAGGCTAAATGCGATTACAGCAAGGAGGAGGAactcattaaaatacatttagatgTTCTTCAG TGTCTCAATGGTGCTGTTGAGGAGACAAAAACCATCAGCCCCATTCTGATGACAGCTGTTCAACAAATTTGCTGTGATGAACTCCACGTCTTTGTTCAGAG GTATGTGAATACTGAGAAAAAACAGCTGGAGGTGCAGAAGCCCAGTGAAACATATTTACTGCATCTCTTCCGATTAACAAACACCTGTAGGCACCTAAG GTTTTATGCTTTGACTATTATGGAAGCAGACAACAACAGAGACTCGGCCACTGTTCAGATGTTAAAGAATATGGAGGCTCAGGTTTCAGTTTGTCTACAGAAGTGGATTTCAGGCATAGCTGAG GAGCATCTAAAGAAGTATTTCGAGGAACAGGATGCCCACTTAAACAGATTATTGGAAAATATCAGAAAAATATTTACATCTCTTGTTCAAATAGGAAACCATGGAGAGGAAACAAAAACA GACATTGTGAATGTAGCGTACCAGAGCGTAACTAGAGCTTACCTGCGGTGTCTGGTAAAGAGGAAATgcaaaaagttagaaaaaaggtGGGGGGACGTTGACAAGCAGATGATGAGGGATGCTGAACTGTTTCACGATGTCTTCCCAAAACAG GGTACCAGTTGTAATGGGCAGAAAACGTTTCTGCTGAAGATGAGTGAAATTGTAGGTACTACTGATGTAGAGAGTCTAAAGCTTGACTGTGCAGCCCTGTGCAAAAACTTCCCTAAGGAGAG CAAAGAACACCTACCTGCCCTGCTGAAGTGGAAACGGAGATTGTCAAATTCGCAGAGGAATAAAATACTGGCGGCCAGTAAAGAGGCCTTTCAAAATGGAGATGATTTTACTACCTGCTCCCAGTGGTGGAGCTACTGCCTCTGCTGCACGTGA
- the tnfaip2b gene encoding tumor necrosis factor alpha-induced protein 2 isoform X2, giving the protein MTAGSLADRAVSSSKPKFLKLPKFFKKNNVQNNDIKCKEIPLTFKQNLNEKRFLVAAKQLINREERLFSVKQDGVGSNKSRVEEEEDDEERLRKDSEDLFKAVWYTVENTFEVQTEKEKEALKQAVLVLQQEDEQDRRWQGVGEKERPLWRPRCCRKTHGSLLQNMVERRMDEAMPDSSVGIQSSIQKEIIGKGKRLKEDLLHVAKHVRCCYPEDNVCQLYATLYHQAFSTKLREIADFGLSDEDCEHVLQWVNIHYPSILENNEFTGFITYKELERLLPENTLTSLEEQVLIKKENEVQKWCQNILREEKKDPELRDGCYISNLAIDTIGCIHGALKSTQEILGSCSKPERITHTIKDFLINYQTFLENIIEENQANTDAVLKANLLCIRQFREHITKHQELFPAPIRTECMHLLITIREKIHSYFTKPIHSSLKVKYTKLGTREWLKNSENVCTELLDGLNEHILNFTKLDKTCLKELLSQLHKEVLAEYVRKTMKKKIKLTDEKKQEQAAKALRDNSQKIQALFSEAGSNLDDLREILPKLAEVLTLKDPQFIALEIVKLSRDYPDFSEAHACAWLYLKANLSTSDQKNIKKTFSEFREPDLLDGQDRDQDQEQDPLDSSRNFFSKVLLN; this is encoded by the exons ATGACTGCTGGATCACTTGCAGATAGAGCTGTCTCCTCTTCTAAACCCAAGTTTCTAAAATTACCAAAATTCTTCAAAAAGAATAATGTGCAGAATAATGACATCAAATGCAAAG AGATTCCACTGACGTTTAAGCAGAACCTAAATGAGAAGCGTTTTTTAGTGGCAGCAAAGCAGCTGATAAACCGTGAAGAGCGTCTGTTCTCAGTGAAGCAAGATGGGGTGGGGTCCAACAAGAGCCGggtagaggaagaggaggatgatgagGAAAGACTGAGAAAAGACTCTGAAGACCTTTTTAAGGCAGTATGGTATACAGTGGAGAATACCTTCGAAGtccaaacagagaaagagaaagaggcgcTAAAACAGGCAGTCCTGGTCCTACAGCAAGAGGACGAGCAGGACAGAAGATGGCAGGGAgttggagaaaaagagagacctCTGTGGAGACCTCGGTGCTGCAGGAAGACACATGGCTCCCTGCTTCAGAACATGGTTGAGCGGCGAATGGATGAGGCAATGCCTGACTCAAGTGTTGGTATTCAGTCTTCCATTCAGAAGGAGATCATAGGCAAAGGCAAACGACTTAAGGAGGACCTGCTACATGTGGCAAAGCATGTAAGATGCTGCTACCCTGAAGACAATGTGTGCCAACTTTATGCCACATTATACCATCAGGCGTTTAGCACCAAACTCAGAGAAATCGCTGACTTTGGACTGAGTGATGAAGATTGTGAACATGTACTGCAGTGGGTGAATATACATTACCCCAG tatTCTGGAGAATAATGAGTTCACTGGGTTTATCACATATAAAGAACTTGAGAGACTTCTGCCAGAAAACACACTTACATCCCTGGAAGAGCAGGTTTTGATCAAAAAAGAG AATGAGGTGCAGAAATGGTGCCAGAATATtttaagagaggaaaaaaaagatccTGAACTGAGAGATGGATGCTACATCAGCAACCTGGCCATTGACACGATTGGG TGCATCCATGGTGCTCTAAAGTCAACACAGGAAATTTTGGGCTCTTGCTCGAAGCCTGAGAGGATCACACATACAATTAAAGACTTCCTTATTAA ttaTCAGACTTTCCTTGAGAACATCATTGAGGAAAATCAGGCTAATACTGATGCTGTTCTGAAGGCCAACCTTCTCTGTATTAGACAGTTCAG ggaACACATAACAAAGCACCAGGAACTCTTCCCTGCACCTATCAGAACTGAGTGTATGCACTTGCTGATTACCATTAGAGAAAAAATCCACAGCTACTTCACCAAGCCTATACATAGTTCTCTCAAG GTGAAGTATACCAAACTAGGTACTCGAGAGTGGCTTAAAAACAGTGAGAATGTGTGCACTGAGCTGCTTGATGGACTGAATGAGCACATTCTGAATTTCACAAAATTGGACAAAACATGCCTTAAG GAGCTGCTTAGTCAGCTTCACAAAGAAGTGCTGGCGGAGTATGTAAGAAAAACAATGAAGAAGAAGATCAAACTTACAGATGAGAAGAAACAAGAACAGGCAGCGAAAGCATTACGGGACAACAGTCAGAAAATCCAGGCTCTGTTTTCAGAAGCT GGGTCAAACCTGGACGACCTCCGAGAGATCCTTCCAAAACTGGCTGAAGTTCTCACCCTAAAAGATCCACAGTTTATTGCATTAGAGATAGTGAAGCTATCTCGAGATTACCCCGACTTCAG TGAAGCCCACGCCTGCGCCTGGCTGTATCTCAAGGCAAACCTCTCTACCTCAGACCAGAAAAATATCAAAAAGACTTTCTCAGAGTTCCGAGAGCCAGACTTACTTGATGGTCAGGACCGGGACCAGGACCAGGAACAGGACCCACTCGACTCAAGCAGAAATTTCTTCTCTAAAGTGCTATTAAACTAG
- the tnfaip2b gene encoding tumor necrosis factor alpha-induced protein 2 isoform X1 — MASWNPFRRLFACYDDVDGEEKEKEGKMTAGSLADRAVSSSKPKFLKLPKFFKKNNVQNNDIKCKEIPLTFKQNLNEKRFLVAAKQLINREERLFSVKQDGVGSNKSRVEEEEDDEERLRKDSEDLFKAVWYTVENTFEVQTEKEKEALKQAVLVLQQEDEQDRRWQGVGEKERPLWRPRCCRKTHGSLLQNMVERRMDEAMPDSSVGIQSSIQKEIIGKGKRLKEDLLHVAKHVRCCYPEDNVCQLYATLYHQAFSTKLREIADFGLSDEDCEHVLQWVNIHYPSILENNEFTGFITYKELERLLPENTLTSLEEQVLIKKENEVQKWCQNILREEKKDPELRDGCYISNLAIDTIGCIHGALKSTQEILGSCSKPERITHTIKDFLINYQTFLENIIEENQANTDAVLKANLLCIRQFREHITKHQELFPAPIRTECMHLLITIREKIHSYFTKPIHSSLKVKYTKLGTREWLKNSENVCTELLDGLNEHILNFTKLDKTCLKELLSQLHKEVLAEYVRKTMKKKIKLTDEKKQEQAAKALRDNSQKIQALFSEAGSNLDDLREILPKLAEVLTLKDPQFIALEIVKLSRDYPDFSEAHACAWLYLKANLSTSDQKNIKKTFSEFREPDLLDGQDRDQDQEQDPLDSSRNFFSKVLLN, encoded by the exons ATGGCATCTTGGAATCCTTTTAGGAGACTGTTTGCCTGTTATGATGATGTTGATGgggaagagaaggagaaagagg GGAAAATGACTGCTGGATCACTTGCAGATAGAGCTGTCTCCTCTTCTAAACCCAAGTTTCTAAAATTACCAAAATTCTTCAAAAAGAATAATGTGCAGAATAATGACATCAAATGCAAAG AGATTCCACTGACGTTTAAGCAGAACCTAAATGAGAAGCGTTTTTTAGTGGCAGCAAAGCAGCTGATAAACCGTGAAGAGCGTCTGTTCTCAGTGAAGCAAGATGGGGTGGGGTCCAACAAGAGCCGggtagaggaagaggaggatgatgagGAAAGACTGAGAAAAGACTCTGAAGACCTTTTTAAGGCAGTATGGTATACAGTGGAGAATACCTTCGAAGtccaaacagagaaagagaaagaggcgcTAAAACAGGCAGTCCTGGTCCTACAGCAAGAGGACGAGCAGGACAGAAGATGGCAGGGAgttggagaaaaagagagacctCTGTGGAGACCTCGGTGCTGCAGGAAGACACATGGCTCCCTGCTTCAGAACATGGTTGAGCGGCGAATGGATGAGGCAATGCCTGACTCAAGTGTTGGTATTCAGTCTTCCATTCAGAAGGAGATCATAGGCAAAGGCAAACGACTTAAGGAGGACCTGCTACATGTGGCAAAGCATGTAAGATGCTGCTACCCTGAAGACAATGTGTGCCAACTTTATGCCACATTATACCATCAGGCGTTTAGCACCAAACTCAGAGAAATCGCTGACTTTGGACTGAGTGATGAAGATTGTGAACATGTACTGCAGTGGGTGAATATACATTACCCCAG tatTCTGGAGAATAATGAGTTCACTGGGTTTATCACATATAAAGAACTTGAGAGACTTCTGCCAGAAAACACACTTACATCCCTGGAAGAGCAGGTTTTGATCAAAAAAGAG AATGAGGTGCAGAAATGGTGCCAGAATATtttaagagaggaaaaaaaagatccTGAACTGAGAGATGGATGCTACATCAGCAACCTGGCCATTGACACGATTGGG TGCATCCATGGTGCTCTAAAGTCAACACAGGAAATTTTGGGCTCTTGCTCGAAGCCTGAGAGGATCACACATACAATTAAAGACTTCCTTATTAA ttaTCAGACTTTCCTTGAGAACATCATTGAGGAAAATCAGGCTAATACTGATGCTGTTCTGAAGGCCAACCTTCTCTGTATTAGACAGTTCAG ggaACACATAACAAAGCACCAGGAACTCTTCCCTGCACCTATCAGAACTGAGTGTATGCACTTGCTGATTACCATTAGAGAAAAAATCCACAGCTACTTCACCAAGCCTATACATAGTTCTCTCAAG GTGAAGTATACCAAACTAGGTACTCGAGAGTGGCTTAAAAACAGTGAGAATGTGTGCACTGAGCTGCTTGATGGACTGAATGAGCACATTCTGAATTTCACAAAATTGGACAAAACATGCCTTAAG GAGCTGCTTAGTCAGCTTCACAAAGAAGTGCTGGCGGAGTATGTAAGAAAAACAATGAAGAAGAAGATCAAACTTACAGATGAGAAGAAACAAGAACAGGCAGCGAAAGCATTACGGGACAACAGTCAGAAAATCCAGGCTCTGTTTTCAGAAGCT GGGTCAAACCTGGACGACCTCCGAGAGATCCTTCCAAAACTGGCTGAAGTTCTCACCCTAAAAGATCCACAGTTTATTGCATTAGAGATAGTGAAGCTATCTCGAGATTACCCCGACTTCAG TGAAGCCCACGCCTGCGCCTGGCTGTATCTCAAGGCAAACCTCTCTACCTCAGACCAGAAAAATATCAAAAAGACTTTCTCAGAGTTCCGAGAGCCAGACTTACTTGATGGTCAGGACCGGGACCAGGACCAGGAACAGGACCCACTCGACTCAAGCAGAAATTTCTTCTCTAAAGTGCTATTAAACTAG